A single genomic interval of Methylobacterium bullatum harbors:
- the emtA gene encoding Endo-type membrane-bound lytic murein transglycosylase A, which yields MNQRLLLLAVVAAALPGPVLGQGTPARDNIDALIEEQAKANGVPASFVHQVVKRESNYNPNAKGGSALGLMQIKHATARGMGYRGDAAGLYDPKINLRYGIAYLAGAYRTAKGNTHQAYTYYNRGYYYAGKRQGTLVAGIEDTAPASPQSSAAFSDVFTRGFGAQRKAQPDANVIAAGTALAYAPSLTTPPVPTEVVEVPLPPRRPAALSGLAPAVAEIGPAHAPVVTPQATALAALSVNPAMPQPAAVAVAAEFSVTEKVDVPLPPRRPSAVVLASVGRPIVAKKAPTPGTIMEAAALPPSQ from the coding sequence ATGAATCAGCGCCTTCTGCTCCTCGCCGTGGTTGCGGCCGCCCTGCCGGGACCGGTTCTCGGCCAGGGAACCCCGGCCCGCGACAACATCGATGCGCTGATTGAGGAGCAGGCAAAGGCAAACGGCGTCCCGGCGAGCTTCGTCCACCAGGTCGTCAAGCGGGAAAGCAACTACAATCCCAACGCGAAGGGCGGCAGCGCCCTCGGCCTGATGCAGATCAAGCATGCCACCGCACGCGGGATGGGATATCGCGGGGATGCGGCAGGCCTCTACGATCCGAAGATCAATCTCCGCTATGGGATTGCCTATCTCGCTGGCGCCTATCGCACCGCCAAGGGCAACACCCACCAAGCTTATACTTATTACAACCGGGGCTATTACTACGCCGGCAAGCGCCAGGGCACTCTGGTCGCCGGCATCGAGGATACCGCTCCCGCCTCGCCGCAATCGAGCGCGGCCTTCAGCGACGTGTTCACCCGTGGCTTCGGCGCGCAGCGCAAGGCGCAGCCCGATGCGAACGTCATCGCCGCAGGCACGGCCCTGGCCTACGCTCCGAGCCTGACCACTCCGCCCGTGCCGACCGAAGTGGTGGAGGTGCCGTTGCCGCCGCGCCGTCCGGCCGCCTTGTCCGGCCTCGCTCCCGCCGTGGCGGAGATCGGACCGGCCCATGCGCCGGTCGTTACCCCCCAGGCCACGGCTTTGGCCGCCCTGTCGGTCAATCCGGCAATGCCCCAGCCGGCCGCCGTCGCGGTCGCCGCCGAGTTCTCCGTGACGGAGAAAGTGGACGTGCCGCTGCCGCCGCGTCGTCCTTCGGCGGTGGTTCTGGCCTCGGTGGGCCGCCCGATCGTCGCGAAGAAGGCGCCGACACCCGGCACCATCATGGAAGCTGCGGCGCTTCCGCCCAGTCAGTAG
- the cysE_2 gene encoding Serine acetyltransferase: MSASPLSNPAIGHEAIAGTVDPVWSRLRGEAEAVVREEPQLASFIVATILNQGTLEAAVSHRVAARLGHPSLPAELVAHGFHEAIAADPRIGDSFRADIGAVLDRDPAAARAIEPVLYFKGFHAIQAHRLAHWYWTSGRRDLALYLQSRSSEVFQTDIHPAARIGRGIFLDHATGVVVGSTAVIEDDVSILHAVTLGGTGKQGSDRHPKIRRGVMIGAGAKILGNIEVGEYARVAAGSVVLRPVPAHTTVVGVPARVVGTAGCAEPARAMDQFVNIDQFIHMAEGI; this comes from the coding sequence ATGTCCGCCAGCCCACTCTCGAATCCCGCGATCGGACACGAAGCCATCGCCGGGACGGTCGATCCGGTCTGGTCGCGCCTGCGCGGCGAGGCCGAAGCCGTGGTTCGCGAGGAGCCTCAACTCGCCTCGTTCATCGTGGCGACGATCCTCAACCAGGGGACGCTCGAAGCCGCCGTGTCCCACCGCGTCGCCGCGCGTCTCGGCCATCCCTCGCTGCCTGCGGAACTCGTGGCGCATGGCTTTCACGAGGCCATCGCCGCCGACCCACGCATCGGCGACAGCTTCCGTGCCGATATCGGGGCCGTGCTGGATCGCGACCCCGCGGCGGCCCGGGCCATCGAACCCGTCCTGTACTTCAAGGGCTTCCACGCCATCCAGGCGCATCGTCTCGCGCATTGGTACTGGACCAGCGGCCGCCGCGACCTCGCGCTCTACCTTCAGAGCCGCTCGTCCGAGGTCTTTCAGACCGACATTCATCCGGCCGCCCGCATCGGGCGTGGCATCTTCCTCGATCACGCCACCGGCGTCGTCGTCGGCTCCACCGCCGTCATCGAGGACGACGTCTCGATCCTGCACGCCGTCACCCTCGGCGGCACCGGAAAGCAGGGCAGCGACCGCCACCCCAAGATCCGCCGCGGCGTCATGATCGGTGCCGGCGCCAAGATCCTGGGCAACATCGAAGTGGGCGAGTATGCCCGCGTCGCCGCCGGCTCCGTGGTCCTGCGCCCGGTTCCGGCCCATACCACGGTGGTGGGCGTGCCCGCCCGCGTGGTCGGCACCGCCGGCTGCGCCGAACCGGCCCGCGCCATGGACCAGTTCGTCAATATCGACCAGTTCATCCACATGGCCGAAGGCATCTGA
- the aroK_2 gene encoding Shikimate kinase 1: MAGAAEQESIFLAELGRRVRHARTVRGLSRKLLSQTSGLSERYIAQLESGQGNVSIILLRRVADAMGVRLDDMIAVQDTPPDWHVIRDLLATASAEQITLAKGILSGHATANGETPMPRVALVGLRGAGKSTLGRRVAERLGWTFIELNAEIERENALSVKEIFAIYGQEGYRRLEQAALRRLTEHPGPMILATSGGIVAEPLTYDLLLQAFFTVWLRAKPEEHMQRVRDQGKLATTGDHASAMQELRAVLLSREPLYARAPAVVDTSDVALEEMIDRLAAVIDARFGSADYRRSA; this comes from the coding sequence ATGGCCGGCGCGGCTGAACAAGAATCGATTTTCCTGGCCGAACTCGGTCGGCGTGTCAGGCACGCGCGGACAGTGCGCGGCCTTTCGCGAAAACTCCTCTCCCAGACCTCGGGTCTGTCGGAGCGCTACATCGCCCAGCTCGAGAGCGGTCAAGGCAACGTCTCGATCATCCTGTTGCGCCGCGTGGCGGATGCGATGGGCGTGCGGCTCGACGACATGATCGCCGTGCAGGACACCCCGCCGGACTGGCACGTGATCCGCGATCTCCTCGCAACCGCCTCGGCGGAACAGATCACCCTGGCCAAGGGCATCCTGTCCGGCCATGCCACGGCCAACGGCGAGACCCCCATGCCGCGGGTGGCCCTGGTTGGCCTGCGCGGAGCGGGGAAATCGACCCTCGGCCGCCGGGTAGCCGAACGCCTGGGCTGGACCTTCATCGAGCTCAACGCCGAGATCGAGCGCGAGAACGCGCTGTCCGTGAAGGAGATCTTCGCGATCTATGGCCAGGAGGGGTATCGCCGCCTCGAACAGGCCGCCCTGCGGCGGCTGACCGAACATCCCGGCCCGATGATCCTCGCCACGAGCGGAGGCATCGTCGCCGAGCCCCTGACATACGACCTCCTTCTCCAGGCCTTCTTCACCGTCTGGCTCCGCGCCAAGCCCGAGGAGCACATGCAGCGCGTGCGCGATCAGGGAAAACTCGCCACCACGGGGGATCACGCCTCGGCCATGCAGGAGTTGCGCGCCGTGCTGCTCAGCCGCGAGCCGCTTTATGCCCGTGCCCCGGCGGTGGTCGACACATCCGACGTCGCCTTGGAAGAGATGATCGACCGGCTCGCCGCCGTGATCGACGCGCGTTTCGGATCGGCGGATTACCGGCGCAGTGCCTGA